From a region of the Bacillota bacterium genome:
- a CDS encoding glycerate kinase, whose product MRILIAPDSFKESMTAKEAADAIETGIKKVIPNADCVKVPMADGGEGTTQSLVDATQGKLYEVEVLGPLGEPVTASFGMFGDGKTAVLEMASASGMQLISHERRNPLFTTTFGTGQLIKAALDKGAKHLVIGIGGSATNDGGAGMFQALGGRLLDKDGNELSYGGGSLDRLQTIDTSHLDPRLQDVTVEVACDVNNPLTGKNGASHVFGPQKGATAEMVERLDRNLKHYAKIIKEQLGKDVDQIPGAGAAGGLGAGLIAFLSAELIKGVELVIQHTKLEQHMAGSDYIITGEGRIDGQTVFGKTIFGISTLAEKYRIPVIALVGCIGQGAEAMYDHGVTAMFSILSVSCTVDKALKMGRENLIKTSENIARVLNLVNM is encoded by the coding sequence GTGAGAATTCTGATAGCTCCTGATTCATTTAAAGAAAGCATGACAGCAAAAGAAGCGGCTGATGCTATTGAGACTGGCATCAAGAAAGTAATTCCCAACGCTGATTGTGTTAAGGTTCCCATGGCGGACGGCGGCGAGGGTACGACCCAGTCTTTGGTCGATGCTACTCAAGGAAAATTGTATGAGGTAGAAGTGCTGGGACCATTAGGGGAGCCAGTCACTGCCAGCTTCGGGATGTTTGGCGACGGAAAAACAGCCGTTTTGGAAATGGCATCAGCCAGCGGAATGCAGCTGATCTCACATGAGCGGCGCAATCCCTTATTTACGACTACGTTTGGTACCGGCCAGCTGATTAAAGCTGCTCTGGATAAAGGTGCCAAGCATTTAGTGATCGGAATTGGCGGCAGCGCCACCAATGATGGCGGCGCGGGCATGTTTCAGGCGCTGGGAGGACGACTGCTGGACAAAGACGGCAACGAACTGTCTTATGGAGGAGGCTCTCTGGACCGGCTGCAGACTATCGATACCAGCCACCTTGACCCCAGGCTGCAAGACGTGACCGTAGAAGTTGCCTGTGATGTGAACAATCCCTTAACAGGAAAAAATGGGGCATCCCATGTTTTTGGCCCCCAAAAGGGAGCAACAGCAGAAATGGTGGAGCGGCTGGATCGCAACTTGAAGCACTATGCCAAGATCATCAAAGAGCAGTTGGGTAAGGATGTAGATCAGATCCCGGGCGCAGGCGCGGCAGGCGGTTTGGGTGCAGGCTTAATCGCATTTTTATCGGCTGAACTGATTAAAGGCGTTGAGCTTGTCATCCAGCATACTAAGCTAGAGCAGCATATGGCGGGAAGCGACTACATTATTACCGGGGAAGGCCGGATTGACGGTCAGACAGTTTTTGGCAAGACCATCTTTGGGATTTCTACCCTGGCAGAAAAATACAGGATCCCGGTAATTGCCTTGGTAGGCTGTATCGGACAGGGAGCTGAAGCAATGTATGATCATGGTGTAACAGCTATGTTCAGCATTCTATCGGTTTCCTGCACTGTAGATAAGGCGCTGAAGATGGGCAGGGAAAACCTCATCAAAACCAGTGAGAACATAGCCAGGGTTTTAAACCTTGTGAATATGTAA